The window ATGAAGATCCGACACTATTGTTAGGATCGATTTGCGTGCACACACACTAAATCtatggagaggatgaagaaaaacTAGAGAGAAGGTTCTTGAGAGAAAGATAAGTGAGAATGAATTACGTAGTAAATATAAGTGAGAATAAATTACGTGGTAACACCCGCGAGTAAACTCTACGACGGATggactatttatattaatgacccAGAATACAGTTACACAGataaagaaatgagaataaaaggtacaTTACTGTAGTGCTAAGCTAGCAGTACAAACTAAAAGCCTAGcctaaaaacaaaacaaatctgtTGAACCATCTTTACGTGTGCTCGTCATGCTGATACTGCAATCTACCTAAACAAAAAAAGATGACTTTAAAGGAAAAGATGACTGCAACAGAAACATGCGTCGTCATCTTCACTTCCACAAAACTCTCCAAGCAACCATTTTTGAGGTAAAGTGATGAGTAAAAGACCAACagaaagttcaaatttttttttttctcaataaattaaaagttttaatttttttgaggtAAAAGGATAAAATTCAGTTAATAATCTAGAGAATTTCAGTTCCATAACTATAAAGGAAACTTCCCAGGCGTTAAAAGCAACTTTTTGAATACTTTATGGCACCAGATGGTAACTGAAACTCCAAACCTAGAATACCGGGGAATGGTTGCTtctattttcccttctttcaactTGCAAGGCATCATTAACCAAAGTGCACTCTTATCTTATCTAACTTCAGTTATAAATATACCCTCAAAACAATAAACATTCCAACACAAATTTGAGAAGATTAAAAGGAAATATCAACAACGGACTTCAAGGCTATGGAGATTAAGGTGGAAAATGAGACACCTCGGAATCTTGACCAAGAGAAAGCTCCCCTGCTTGAAAAATCGGAACTGCCTGAAGTGAAGAAAAACTTGATACAACAGGCAATAAGCCAGACATTTAAAAGCACTGCCCACCTTGCTAATCTTCTGCCTACTGGGTCTGTTCTtgcttttcaatttttatcaCCCATATTTACAAACCAAGGGGAGTGTGATGCGGTTGGCCGGTCCATGACTGCTGCTCTCGTAGCACTCTGTGGACTGTCATGTTTCCTATTGAGCTTCACTGATAGTTTCAAGGATCAAAAAGGAAATGTTTGCTATGGGTTCGCCACAGTCCGCGGCTTGTGGATAATTGATGGATCAGCGACTCTCCCACCAGAAGTTGCAGCAAAGTACAAGCTgaaatttatagatttcatgcatgcCATCATGTCAATATTGGTTTTTGCAGCTGTTGCATTGTTTGATCAGAATGTTGTAAATTGTTTCTACCCCACACCATCATATCAAACACAGGAACTGCTTGCAGCTCTGCCAGTTGCGATTGGGGTCATCTGCTGTATGTTGTTTGTGGCGTTTCCTACGGAACGTCATGGCATTGGCTTCCCCCTCACTGCTAACTAATATGTTTGTTCTCAGAGACTTGTAGCATGTGTATCCTCATCTTCATTTTAC is drawn from Capsicum annuum cultivar UCD-10X-F1 unplaced genomic scaffold, UCD10Xv1.1 ctg77354, whole genome shotgun sequence and contains these coding sequences:
- the LOC124894773 gene encoding protein DMP6-like codes for the protein MEIKVENETPRNLDQEKAPLLEKSELPEVKKNLIQQAISQTFKSTAHLANLLPTGSVLAFQFLSPIFTNQGECDAVGRSMTAALVALCGLSCFLLSFTDSFKDQKGNVCYGFATVRGLWIIDGSATLPPEVAAKYKLKFIDFMHAIMSILVFAAVALFDQNVVNCFYPTPSYQTQELLAALPVAIGVICCMLFVAFPTERHGIGFPLTAN